A single genomic interval of Halobacillus halophilus DSM 2266 harbors:
- a CDS encoding IS110 family RNA-guided transposase encodes MNPVVGLDVSKGESEVQTFLDKGKPYGKSFSIKHNLEGLGSLLEFWEGVKDTTGIQPSVVLEATGHYHAPVVQFLEQHNYLLIIVNPLISHRAKSSSLRKVKTDAIDAYRLCELYYKEDLEPYKRRGIQLLNLRNLTRQHENITGIYVQTKLQFQAVLDQIFPEYKGVFGDLYSVVSLLVLKEFPASEDILDVNQDALADKIKELCKSRSRRWAEEKAQDLKKAAARNPFKKTLYQSHLLSLGMYITMLLQYKKHLSRLDSEIDALAKEVEEYKIIQSIPGIGEKIAATIISEIGEIDRFNHPKKLVAFAGVDPEVHESGKFKATLVRITKRGSSRLRHALYMAVRSGIRDCRKQKTTAEIIPRNKKLRAFYDKKRKEGKLYKAAVIACVNKLLHWIYALLKNKTTFQDIA; translated from the coding sequence ATGAATCCAGTCGTGGGTCTGGATGTTTCAAAAGGAGAAAGTGAGGTTCAGACCTTTTTAGATAAAGGAAAACCTTACGGTAAAAGTTTTAGCATCAAGCATAACCTGGAGGGACTAGGCTCATTACTTGAGTTTTGGGAAGGTGTAAAAGATACAACAGGCATTCAACCTTCGGTTGTACTAGAAGCTACTGGGCACTATCACGCACCAGTGGTGCAGTTTCTAGAGCAGCATAACTATTTATTGATTATTGTTAACCCTTTGATCTCTCATAGAGCTAAAAGCTCTAGTTTACGAAAAGTTAAAACGGATGCCATTGATGCTTATCGGCTTTGTGAGCTTTATTACAAGGAAGATTTAGAACCTTATAAAAGGCGCGGTATTCAGCTTTTAAACTTGCGTAATCTTACAAGGCAACACGAGAATATTACAGGAATTTATGTACAAACCAAATTGCAATTTCAAGCAGTACTGGATCAAATCTTCCCTGAATATAAAGGGGTTTTTGGTGACTTATACTCAGTTGTGTCTTTACTTGTATTAAAGGAATTCCCTGCATCAGAAGACATTTTAGATGTTAACCAAGATGCGTTAGCTGATAAAATTAAAGAACTCTGTAAGAGTCGGTCTAGGAGATGGGCAGAGGAAAAAGCTCAGGATCTTAAGAAAGCAGCCGCACGGAACCCATTCAAAAAGACACTTTATCAGAGTCATTTACTGAGTCTTGGTATGTATATCACTATGCTTCTTCAATACAAAAAGCATCTATCCAGATTGGACTCAGAGATAGATGCTCTCGCAAAAGAAGTTGAAGAATATAAGATCATCCAATCTATCCCTGGTATTGGAGAAAAAATCGCTGCCACGATTATTTCTGAGATTGGGGAGATAGACCGGTTTAATCACCCTAAAAAGCTAGTAGCATTCGCAGGAGTTGATCCAGAAGTACATGAATCAGGTAAGTTTAAGGCTACTTTAGTTCGGATTACAAAACGTGGTTCAAGCCGGCTACGTCATGCCCTATATATGGCCGTTAGATCTGGTATTCGTGATTGTCGCAAACAAAAAACAACAGCCGAAATTATCCCTAGAAACAAAAAATTAAGAGCGTTTTACGACAAGAAGCGAAAGGAAGGCAAATTATATAAAGCAGCCGTCATTGCTTGTGTAAATAAGCTCTTACATTGGATTTATGCTTTATTAAAAAACAAAACCACTTTCCAAGATATAGCGTAA
- a CDS encoding DUF1049 domain-containing protein, translating to MPIQELMPLIIIFIYLVIAGAIVFGILSIIKYFRSRKASKENLEDRVSGLKEKENSFKN from the coding sequence TTGCCAATACAAGAATTAATGCCTTTAATAATCATTTTCATATATTTAGTTATTGCTGGTGCCATCGTTTTTGGTATTTTATCTATTATTAAATACTTTAGATCAAGAAAAGCATCAAAAGAAAATTTAGAAGATAGGGTCAGCGGTCTAAAAGAAAAAGAAAATTCCTTCAAGAATTGA
- a CDS encoding VOC family protein codes for MSEGLLHHVEIYVSDLEKSESFWGWFLEELGYHSYQKWEQGHSWKLGETYLVFVQTEDKYLDVAYHRCRTGLNHLAFQASSRERVDEMTKMLKEHNIKILYENQHPFAGGEDYYAVFFEDPDRIKVEFVAPSR; via the coding sequence ATGTCTGAGGGATTACTTCATCATGTGGAAATCTATGTATCTGACTTAGAGAAGTCGGAATCATTTTGGGGATGGTTCTTAGAGGAATTGGGCTATCATTCTTATCAAAAATGGGAACAAGGACATAGCTGGAAGCTAGGGGAAACTTACTTGGTGTTTGTTCAAACAGAAGATAAGTATTTGGATGTAGCTTATCATAGATGCAGAACTGGTTTAAATCACTTGGCTTTTCAAGCTTCTTCCCGTGAAAGAGTAGATGAGATGACAAAGATGCTGAAGGAGCATAATATTAAGATCTTATACGAAAACCAGCATCCTTTTGCGGGTGGTGAGGATTACTATGCGGTATTCTTTGAGGACCCGGATCGGATAAAAGTAGAATTTGTAGCCCCGTCGCGATAA
- a CDS encoding GNAT family N-acetyltransferase, translating to MKVLRIEAEQTYTLRHNILRPYQPFEACQYDTDHDEHAFHIGAFIEGNLVSAASFYMESYAEFTSPKQYRLRAMATTEEFRNKGAGREVIHYAERILHERKADILWCKGRTSVQKYYQKLGFQAYGDVFDYPEIGPHVIMYKTLS from the coding sequence TTGAAAGTATTAAGAATAGAAGCAGAACAGACTTATACGCTTCGTCACAACATCCTTAGACCTTATCAGCCCTTTGAAGCCTGTCAATATGATACAGATCATGACGAGCATGCTTTTCATATCGGAGCATTTATTGAAGGAAATTTAGTCAGCGCCGCTTCTTTTTATATGGAATCGTATGCCGAGTTTACCAGCCCTAAGCAATACCGTTTAAGAGCGATGGCTACTACGGAAGAATTCAGGAACAAGGGAGCAGGAAGAGAAGTAATTCATTACGCTGAACGGATATTACATGAGCGGAAAGCTGACATACTATGGTGTAAAGGGCGAACTTCGGTCCAGAAATATTATCAGAAGCTCGGTTTTCAAGCATACGGAGACGTATTTGATTACCCTGAAATAGGTCCCCATGTGATTATGTATAAAACATTAAGTTAG
- a CDS encoding SDR family oxidoreductase, which yields MNNLAGKIAIVTGASRLKGIGAAICTELAEAGCDIFFTYWKEYDKEMPWNIDPSEPSILEKQLKEKGVQAASLELDLTQDDAAEILIQTVMEKLGVPDILVNNAAYSTQNDYSNVTSDQLDKHYMVNIRATTLVSIEFARTFNKPSGGRIVNITSGQFQGPMPGELAYATTKGAIDALTVTLSAEVAPRGITVNAINPGPTDTGWMTDQIKRDLTPMFPFGRVGEPNDVARTIKFLVSEEAAWITGQIIHSEGGFKR from the coding sequence ATCAATAATCTAGCAGGTAAAATTGCGATCGTTACGGGAGCGAGTAGATTAAAAGGGATTGGGGCAGCCATCTGTACCGAATTAGCGGAGGCTGGCTGTGATATCTTTTTTACTTATTGGAAAGAGTATGATAAAGAGATGCCCTGGAACATAGATCCTAGCGAGCCTTCCATTCTGGAAAAGCAGTTAAAGGAAAAAGGTGTACAGGCAGCGAGTTTGGAACTGGACCTTACCCAGGACGATGCCGCAGAAATACTTATCCAGACCGTAATGGAAAAACTGGGGGTACCTGATATATTAGTAAACAATGCAGCCTATTCTACCCAGAATGATTATTCTAATGTAACTTCAGATCAACTGGACAAACACTATATGGTTAATATTCGCGCTACCACTCTAGTAAGTATAGAATTTGCTCGTACATTTAATAAACCATCTGGAGGAAGGATCGTGAATATAACGTCAGGTCAATTCCAGGGCCCTATGCCAGGTGAGCTCGCATACGCCACCACGAAGGGCGCCATTGACGCCTTAACGGTTACGTTATCGGCAGAAGTTGCACCCCGTGGCATCACCGTCAATGCTATTAACCCAGGACCAACCGACACAGGCTGGATGACAGACCAAATAAAAAGGGATCTGACACCGATGTTTCCTTTTGGAAGAGTGGGCGAACCAAATGATGTCGCAAGAACGATTAAATTCCTGGTCAGTGAAGAAGCGGCCTGGATTACGGGGCAGATCATTCATTCAGAGGGCGGATTTAAGCGATAG
- a CDS encoding VanZ family protein encodes MTEPKGYRFFKSLLLLIVITLTVELTQLIINLSTGVANKVTDIDDFILNVFGGMIGWFFYIAYIKFFTQKELPRENLQRATS; translated from the coding sequence ATTACTGAGCCGAAAGGTTATAGGTTTTTTAAATCCCTACTACTATTAATTGTAATAACTCTCACGGTTGAACTAACCCAGCTAATTATTAACCTGTCTACAGGTGTCGCCAATAAAGTTACAGATATAGACGACTTTATATTGAATGTATTCGGCGGTATGATAGGTTGGTTTTTCTACATAGCTTATATTAAGTTTTTTACCCAAAAAGAATTACCCCGAGAGAATTTACAGCGAGCCACAAGTTGA
- a CDS encoding DUF2200 domain-containing protein yields MAKHKIYTMSFASVYPHYVKKAEKKGRTKNEVDEIIRWLTGYSQEELEAQMEKETDFETFFEEAPHLNPSRTMIKGVICGVRVENIEEPTMREIRYLDKQIDELAKGKAMEKILRS; encoded by the coding sequence ATGGCAAAACATAAAATCTATACCATGAGTTTCGCAAGCGTTTATCCTCACTATGTGAAGAAGGCGGAGAAAAAAGGACGTACGAAAAACGAAGTCGATGAAATTATCCGTTGGCTGACAGGGTATAGCCAGGAAGAACTAGAGGCGCAGATGGAAAAGGAGACCGATTTTGAGACCTTTTTTGAGGAAGCTCCTCATCTAAATCCTTCGAGGACCATGATTAAAGGTGTAATCTGCGGAGTCCGGGTGGAAAATATTGAAGAGCCAACGATGCGGGAAATTCGCTATTTGGATAAGCAGATTGATGAATTGGCCAAAGGAAAAGCGATGGAGAAAATTTTAAGAAGCTAA
- a CDS encoding DUF4181 domain-containing protein — translation MYQYGLEPTFWLRLVVVISIFLLLLVSFNVIISRWLKMERKKLFSYNHVNEKHEKIDWIIRVIAILSILLGYFINSTRGPTNWYWFLQPWFILAIFIVVSEVFRAFMEHKYAENPNAYKVTICNMVFTLILFFTLVKTEFWGLI, via the coding sequence ATGTATCAGTATGGCTTAGAGCCTACTTTTTGGCTGAGATTAGTAGTAGTGATATCTATTTTTTTATTATTGTTAGTCTCTTTTAATGTAATAATTAGTAGATGGTTGAAGATGGAGAGAAAGAAGTTATTTTCCTATAACCATGTTAATGAGAAACATGAAAAAATTGATTGGATTATTAGGGTTATCGCTATCCTCAGTATTTTGTTAGGGTATTTTATAAACTCAACGAGAGGACCTACAAATTGGTATTGGTTTTTACAACCGTGGTTTATACTTGCTATCTTTATTGTTGTTTCTGAAGTATTTAGAGCGTTTATGGAACATAAGTATGCAGAAAACCCTAACGCTTATAAAGTAACCATCTGTAATATGGTGTTCACTCTTATATTGTTCTTCACATTAGTAAAGACTGAATTTTGGGGTTTAATATAA